In Gossypium arboreum isolate Shixiya-1 chromosome 5, ASM2569848v2, whole genome shotgun sequence, a single genomic region encodes these proteins:
- the LOC108450437 gene encoding uncharacterized protein LOC108450437, whose amino-acid sequence MEGYSSDGSTSFFTSEMPDFTSEMPEDSQLLSQNDIKIIDSWFSEGTNDIDWLATNGPMEPLFDYLNQVETSEASCQTKTGSGSARHKLTPTQRRENKRKSDFKYRQNLKKTADEQIAEIKRLKEENERLNAENTRLKDQIGSLLSNGQLQAAAPLRQESFITQSTGKQFQLPAVPVNVVDTIDCIAQNQAKTEAGTSSNNDAAITDILMKLEADDESRVKFSDFTGLHGERMTLGKYSFPPALHPIVNNIINVYGDVSATSKMNPSIAETLYIMFCASVKEMSNLQLEQVTEDLILKWRDAIKDALRINFNVDFAMEHLKKIACAYIGLMELRKLDNVGLRISKLESELSAEKKEHSKICEQSKQFMDAAEEFNGKPVGSGMFKSVG is encoded by the exons ATGGAGGGTTATTCATCAGATGGTTCCACTTCATTTTTCACCTCAGAGATGCCAGATTTCACCTCAGAGATGCCAGAAGACTCCCAACTTCTATCCCAAAATGACATCAAGATTATTGACTCTTGGTTCTCCGAGGGGACTAATGACATCGATTGGCTTGCTACAAATGGACCAATGGAGCCTCTATTTGACTACTTGAATCAAGTCGAAACATCTGAAGCTTCATGTCAAACAAAAACTGGATCTGGTAGTGCTAGACATAAACTTACCCCAACTCAAAGAAGAGAGAACAAAAGAAAAAGTGATTTCAAGTACAGGCAAAATCTCAAG AAAACAGCAGATGAACAGATTGCTGAGATTAAACGCTTAAAAGAGGAAAATGAACGTTTAAATGCTGAGAATACAAGGTTAAAAGACCAAATAGGATCACTTCTTTCCAATGGCCAACTCCAAGCAGCAGCTCCACTGAGACAAGAGAGTTTCATTACCCAATCAACTGGCAAACAGTTTCAGCTTCCAGCTGTTCCAGTAAATGTAGTTGATACTATTGACTGTATAGCACAAAATCAGGCCAAAACTGAAGCTGGAACAAGCAGTAATAATGATGCGGCCATTACTGACATTCTTATGAAACTTGAAGCTGATGATGAGAGCAGAGTGAAGTTCTCTGACTTCACTGGCTTACATGGTGAGCGCATGACACTTGGCAAATATAGTTTCCCACCAGCTCTACATCCGATTGTAAACAACATCATCAATGTCTACGGTGATGTTTCAGCAACAAGTAAGATGAACCCAAGTATTGCTGAGACCCTTTATATCATGTTCTGTGCTTCTGTCAAAGAGATGAGCAATCTACAGCTGGAGCAAGTCACCGAGGATCTGATATTGAAGTGGAGGGATGCGATAAAAGATGCTTTACGCATCAATTTCAATGTGGATTTTGCCATGGAACATTTGAAGAAAATTGCTTGTGCTTACATTGGTTTAATGGAGCTTCGAAAGCTGGATAATGTGGGTTTGAGGATATCCAAATTAGAGTCTGAGTTGAGTGCTGAGAAAAAGGAACATTCGAAGATATGTGAGCAGTCAAAGCAGTTCATGGATGCTGCAGAAGAGTTTAATGGTAAGCCTGTCGGCTCAGGTATGTTTAAGAGTGTTGGCTAG